The following are from one region of the Noviherbaspirillum sedimenti genome:
- a CDS encoding carboxyl transferase domain-containing protein, with amino-acid sequence MNIQKLLIANRGEIAIRIARAAFELGIETVSLFSEDDALSLHRRKTDEARGLKGSGAAAYLDIEQIIAIAREAGCDAIHPGYGFLSENAHFATRCAEEGIVFVGPRPEVLQLFGDKVEARNLAIRTKVPVVPGTEGITSLAQAHEFLASLGDGGAMMIKAVSGGGGRGMRAVYAPGQVDEAYARCQSEAKAAFGNDAVYVEQLVQSARHIEVQVVGDGSGRVVHLWERECTIQRRNQKVIEIAPSPTLRPALRERITAAAVRLAEAIKYGSLGTFEFLLDASKDSDDAQFVFMEANPRLQVEHTVTEEITGIDLVKTQLRIAGGSTLADLGLNQAAIPAPKGHAIQLRINMETMEADGNARPAGGTLRAFEPPTGPGIRVDTFGYTDYTTNPNFDSLLAKLITHAPHGSFADLAARTYRALCEFRIQGVSTNIAFLQNLLRHPDVIANRVNTRFVENHIAELVAAPADAHQKLYYDSGEQAGGAKGGARTDGAPAAPVNTTPVKTPMQGVIVVVNVAEGDTVYAGQQVAVIEAMKMEHIVTAEVSGIVRRIDVKKGDTLFQDHPMLHIEETALEGGNEVAAASIDPDYIRPDLAEVLQRHADGLDAARPDAVARRRKTGQRTARENVADLCDADSFIEYGALTHGAQRDRYSVEELQRISPADGLIAGVGSVNAVRFEDGKARCMVIAYDYTVFAGTQGTNNHKKIDRMLQLAEQWQLPIVIFAEGGGGRPGDIENHTVAMLNTTTFMHYARLSGLVPRVCIVSGRSFAGNAALVGCSDVIIATANATVGMGGPAMVEGGGLGSYTPEEIGPVSVQAPNGVFDIVVADEAEAVAASKKYLSYFQGPVADWSCADQRLLRQMVPENRLRVYDMRKVIEALADADSVLELRGEFGVGIITAFIRIEGRPVGLLANNPAHLGGAIDADAADKSARFMQLCDAFDIPMLSLCDTPGFMVGPDSEKTAMVRHVSRMFVAAASITVPFFSIVLRKGYGLGSISMTGGSYHAPFFTVSWPSGEFGAMGIEGAAKLGYRKELEAVADPAERQGLLEKLVSAAYEKGKATSMAAYLEIDDVIDPAESRKWIVRGLRSLPPVMPRAGKKRNFVDTW; translated from the coding sequence ATGAACATCCAAAAACTGCTGATTGCAAATCGTGGCGAAATCGCCATCCGCATTGCCCGCGCCGCATTTGAACTCGGGATCGAAACGGTCTCCCTGTTTTCAGAAGACGATGCGTTGTCGCTGCATCGTCGCAAGACCGACGAGGCGCGCGGCCTGAAAGGTTCGGGCGCGGCCGCCTATCTGGACATCGAACAGATCATCGCAATCGCGCGCGAAGCCGGCTGCGACGCCATCCACCCAGGCTACGGCTTCTTGAGCGAGAATGCCCATTTCGCCACCCGCTGCGCCGAAGAAGGTATCGTCTTCGTCGGTCCGCGCCCGGAAGTGCTGCAACTGTTCGGCGACAAGGTCGAGGCGCGCAACCTGGCCATACGCACCAAGGTGCCGGTGGTGCCGGGCACCGAAGGCATTACCAGTCTGGCGCAGGCGCACGAATTTCTCGCCTCGCTCGGCGATGGCGGCGCCATGATGATCAAGGCGGTTTCCGGGGGCGGCGGGCGCGGCATGCGCGCCGTGTACGCGCCCGGGCAAGTCGACGAAGCGTATGCGCGCTGCCAGTCGGAAGCAAAGGCCGCCTTCGGCAACGACGCCGTATATGTCGAACAACTGGTGCAGAGCGCGCGCCACATCGAAGTCCAGGTGGTCGGTGACGGTTCCGGCCGCGTGGTGCATCTGTGGGAGCGCGAGTGCACGATCCAGCGGCGCAACCAGAAAGTCATCGAGATCGCGCCCAGTCCGACCCTGCGTCCGGCGCTGCGCGAACGCATCACCGCAGCCGCCGTGCGGCTGGCCGAAGCCATCAAGTATGGCAGCCTGGGCACCTTCGAATTCCTGCTGGACGCTTCCAAAGACAGCGACGATGCGCAGTTCGTGTTCATGGAAGCCAATCCGCGTCTGCAGGTGGAACATACCGTCACCGAGGAAATCACCGGCATCGACCTGGTCAAGACGCAATTGAGAATCGCCGGCGGCAGCACCCTGGCCGATCTCGGCCTGAATCAGGCGGCGATTCCGGCGCCGAAGGGTCACGCGATCCAGCTGCGCATCAACATGGAAACCATGGAAGCCGATGGCAACGCCCGGCCCGCCGGCGGCACCCTGCGCGCCTTCGAACCGCCAACCGGCCCCGGTATCCGGGTCGATACCTTCGGCTATACCGACTACACCACCAACCCGAATTTCGATTCGCTGCTGGCCAAGCTGATCACGCACGCGCCACACGGCAGTTTCGCCGATCTGGCGGCGCGCACCTACCGGGCGCTGTGCGAGTTCCGCATCCAGGGCGTGTCGACCAACATCGCCTTCCTGCAGAATCTGCTGCGCCATCCGGACGTGATCGCCAACCGCGTCAATACCCGCTTCGTCGAAAACCACATCGCCGAACTGGTCGCCGCGCCCGCCGACGCCCACCAGAAACTGTATTACGACAGCGGCGAGCAGGCAGGCGGCGCCAAGGGTGGCGCCAGGACGGACGGGGCGCCCGCCGCGCCCGTCAACACCACGCCGGTGAAAACTCCGATGCAGGGCGTGATCGTCGTTGTAAATGTGGCCGAGGGCGATACCGTCTACGCCGGCCAGCAGGTGGCCGTGATCGAGGCCATGAAAATGGAGCACATCGTCACGGCAGAGGTGAGCGGCATCGTGCGCCGCATCGACGTCAAGAAGGGCGACACCCTGTTCCAGGACCATCCGATGCTGCATATCGAGGAAACCGCGCTGGAAGGCGGCAACGAAGTCGCCGCAGCCAGCATCGACCCGGACTACATCCGTCCGGACCTGGCGGAAGTACTGCAGCGTCATGCCGACGGTCTGGACGCCGCCCGTCCCGATGCGGTGGCGCGTCGCCGCAAGACCGGCCAGCGCACCGCCCGCGAGAACGTCGCCGACCTGTGCGATGCCGACAGCTTCATCGAATACGGCGCCTTGACCCACGGCGCCCAGCGCGACCGCTACAGCGTCGAGGAATTGCAGCGCATCAGCCCGGCTGACGGCCTGATCGCCGGCGTCGGTTCGGTCAATGCCGTCCGGTTCGAGGACGGCAAGGCGCGCTGCATGGTGATTGCCTACGACTACACCGTGTTCGCCGGCACCCAGGGCACCAATAACCACAAGAAGATCGACCGCATGCTGCAACTTGCCGAGCAATGGCAGCTGCCGATCGTGATCTTCGCCGAAGGCGGCGGCGGCCGTCCGGGCGACATCGAAAACCACACGGTGGCGATGCTCAACACCACCACCTTCATGCACTACGCCAGGCTGAGCGGCCTGGTGCCGCGCGTGTGCATCGTCTCCGGCCGCAGCTTCGCCGGCAATGCCGCGCTGGTCGGCTGCTCCGACGTCATTATCGCCACCGCCAACGCCACCGTCGGCATGGGCGGCCCGGCGATGGTCGAGGGCGGCGGCCTGGGCAGCTATACGCCGGAGGAAATCGGTCCGGTCAGCGTGCAGGCGCCCAACGGCGTGTTCGACATCGTGGTGGCGGATGAGGCCGAAGCGGTCGCCGCGTCGAAGAAATACCTGTCCTACTTCCAGGGCCCGGTTGCCGACTGGTCTTGCGCTGACCAGCGCCTGCTGCGCCAGATGGTGCCGGAAAACCGCCTGCGCGTGTACGACATGCGCAAGGTGATCGAGGCGCTCGCCGACGCCGATTCGGTGCTGGAGCTGCGCGGCGAATTTGGCGTCGGCATCATCACCGCCTTCATTCGTATCGAAGGCCGGCCGGTCGGCCTGCTGGCGAACAACCCGGCGCACCTGGGCGGCGCCATCGACGCCGATGCCGCCGACAAGTCCGCCCGTTTCATGCAGCTGTGCGACGCTTTCGACATTCCGATGCTGTCGCTGTGCGACACGCCCGGCTTCATGGTCGGCCCGGATTCGGAAAAGACCGCGATGGTGCGCCACGTCTCGCGCATGTTCGTTGCTGCCGCCAGCATTACCGTACCTTTCTTCAGCATCGTGCTGCGCAAAGGTTACGGACTGGGATCGATTTCGATGACCGGCGGCAGCTACCATGCGCCGTTTTTCACTGTCTCGTGGCCGAGCGGTGAATTCGGCGCCATGGGCATCGAGGGTGCGGCCAAGCTGGGCTACCGCAAGGAGCTCGAAGCGGTAGCCGATCCCGCCGAACGCCAGGGCCTGCTGGAGAAACTGGTCAGCGCCGCGTATGAAAAAGGCAAGGCGACCAGCATGGCGGCCTACCTGGAAATCGATGACGTGATCGATCCGGCCGAATCGCGCAAGTGGATCGTGCGCGGCCTGCGCTCGCTGCCGCCAGTGATGCCGCGCGCCGGCAAGAAACGCAATTTTGTGGATACCTGGTAA